A genomic segment from Deinococcus detaillensis encodes:
- a CDS encoding heavy metal translocating P-type ATPase, translated as MTANESATLEIGVQGMTCASCVGRVERGLKKVDGVEDATVNLATERATVRFDAAQTDAKTLIAKVRDVGYEPITAELDLPITGMTCANCVGRVERALSKVDGVLSASVNLASERAHIQYLPASTTPGQLKTAVREAGYGVLETEAGEAGVDTQRAAREAEVSHLRSQVVFSAVFAVPLLLLAMLPMLVPALDAALMRAVPMTALNWIMLALAAPVQFGPGRRFYRLGWASLKHRSPDMNALVMIGTSAAFFYSLAVTLAPQLFPAGTAHVYYEASGVVITLILLGKYFEALAKGRSSEAMKTLLSLQPKEARVLRGDIESLISVDEVQVSDTLRVLPGESIPLDAEVLAGQSYVNESMITGESVPIQKTQGAAVIGGTLNGNGALTLRVTRVGNDTALAQIIKLVETAQGSKPPIQGLADKVVAVFVPIVLVIAAVTFAAWFFLGGEGALSQALINMVAVLIIACPCAMGLATPVSVMVGTGKAAELGVLFKSGTALEGLQAAQVIALDKTGTLTKGQPELTDLELTAGFEREQVLRLVASAEQDSEHPIARAIVDAAKRESLSLSAPQSSQAVPGFGLEASVNGVRVQVGADRYMAQLNLSPDVFAAQAEQLGNEGKSPLYVALDGQLAAILAVADPVKEGSREAVAALHSQGLKVAMITGDNARTAQAIARQLGIDQVQAEVLPGDKAEAVKALQAGGQKVAFVGDGINDAPALAQADVGIAIGTGTDVAVETADVVLMSGDLRGVPNALALSRATLRNIRLNLFWAFGYNILLIPVAAGVLIPAFGIRLSPVLAAAAMGFSSVFVLSNALRLRRFKPPLPPSSPASPSPERPPAPEAQGRLT; from the coding sequence ATGACAGCAAACGAATCGGCAACACTGGAGATTGGTGTGCAGGGGATGACCTGCGCGAGCTGCGTGGGCCGGGTGGAGCGCGGGCTGAAGAAGGTGGACGGCGTTGAGGACGCTACCGTCAACCTCGCCACCGAGCGGGCCACCGTGCGCTTTGACGCGGCCCAGACTGATGCCAAGACACTGATCGCCAAAGTGCGCGATGTGGGGTACGAACCTATCACCGCCGAGCTTGATCTCCCGATCACTGGGATGACCTGCGCCAACTGCGTGGGGCGCGTAGAGCGTGCCCTAAGTAAGGTAGACGGCGTGCTGAGCGCCAGCGTCAATCTGGCCAGCGAACGCGCCCACATTCAGTATTTGCCTGCCAGCACCACGCCGGGCCAGCTCAAGACCGCTGTGCGTGAAGCAGGCTACGGTGTGCTGGAAACAGAGGCCGGAGAAGCAGGCGTGGACACCCAGCGGGCGGCCCGTGAAGCGGAAGTCTCGCACCTGCGCTCGCAAGTCGTCTTCAGTGCCGTGTTTGCCGTCCCGCTGCTGCTACTGGCCATGCTGCCGATGCTGGTTCCGGCGCTGGATGCCGCATTGATGAGGGCAGTCCCAATGACGGCCCTCAACTGGATCATGCTGGCGCTGGCGGCCCCCGTGCAGTTCGGCCCCGGACGCCGCTTTTACCGCCTAGGCTGGGCCAGCCTCAAGCACCGCAGCCCCGATATGAACGCGCTGGTAATGATCGGCACTTCCGCCGCCTTCTTCTACAGTCTGGCCGTGACCCTCGCGCCGCAACTCTTCCCAGCGGGCACGGCGCACGTGTATTACGAAGCGTCGGGCGTGGTCATCACCCTGATTTTGCTAGGCAAGTATTTTGAGGCGCTAGCAAAGGGGCGCAGCAGCGAAGCGATGAAGACCCTACTCTCCTTGCAACCCAAAGAGGCGCGGGTCTTGCGGGGCGATATAGAAAGCCTGATTTCTGTAGACGAAGTGCAAGTCAGCGACACCTTGCGCGTCTTGCCCGGCGAGAGTATTCCGCTGGATGCCGAAGTTTTGGCGGGTCAGAGTTACGTCAACGAGAGCATGATTACCGGGGAGAGCGTGCCCATTCAAAAGACACAGGGTGCGGCCGTCATCGGCGGCACCCTCAACGGCAACGGAGCACTGACTTTGCGCGTGACCCGCGTGGGCAATGACACGGCTTTAGCGCAGATCATCAAGCTGGTCGAGACGGCCCAAGGCAGCAAGCCGCCGATTCAGGGGCTGGCCGACAAGGTGGTGGCGGTGTTCGTGCCTATCGTGCTGGTCATCGCCGCCGTGACCTTTGCCGCGTGGTTCTTTTTGGGTGGCGAGGGGGCGCTCAGTCAGGCGCTCATCAACATGGTCGCGGTCTTGATTATCGCCTGCCCCTGCGCGATGGGCCTGGCCACTCCAGTCAGCGTGATGGTCGGCACTGGCAAGGCCGCCGAACTGGGGGTGCTGTTCAAGAGTGGCACGGCGCTGGAAGGCTTACAGGCGGCGCAGGTCATCGCTCTGGACAAGACTGGCACACTGACAAAGGGCCAGCCGGAACTGACCGATCTGGAATTGACCGCTGGATTTGAACGTGAGCAGGTGCTGCGTCTTGTCGCCAGCGCCGAGCAAGACAGTGAACATCCCATCGCCCGCGCCATCGTGGACGCGGCCAAACGGGAGAGCCTAAGCCTGTCCGCGCCGCAGTCATCTCAGGCGGTGCCGGGCTTTGGACTGGAAGCCAGCGTGAACGGTGTGCGGGTTCAAGTCGGCGCAGACCGCTACATGGCGCAGTTGAACTTGAGTCCAGACGTGTTCGCCGCGCAAGCTGAGCAACTCGGCAATGAAGGCAAGAGTCCGCTTTACGTGGCCCTAGACGGTCAGTTGGCCGCGATTCTGGCAGTGGCCGACCCGGTCAAGGAGGGTAGTCGGGAAGCGGTGGCGGCCTTGCACAGTCAAGGATTGAAGGTGGCGATGATCACCGGGGACAATGCCCGCACCGCTCAGGCGATTGCTCGGCAACTTGGCATTGACCAAGTGCAGGCCGAGGTGTTGCCCGGCGACAAAGCTGAGGCGGTCAAGGCGTTGCAGGCGGGTGGTCAGAAGGTGGCCTTTGTCGGCGACGGCATCAATGACGCGCCCGCCCTGGCTCAAGCCGATGTGGGCATCGCGATTGGCACAGGTACGGACGTGGCCGTGGAGACGGCGGACGTGGTGCTGATGTCGGGCGACTTGCGCGGCGTGCCCAATGCACTGGCCCTCTCCAGGGCGACGCTGCGGAACATCCGGTTGAATCTCTTCTGGGCTTTTGGCTATAACATTCTGCTGATTCCGGTGGCGGCGGGCGTGCTGATTCCGGCCTTCGGGATTCGGCTCAGCCCAGTGCTGGCCGCCGCCGCGATGGGCTTTTCGAGCGTCTTCGTGCTGAGCAATGCCTTGCGTCTGCGGCGATTCAAGCCGCCACTGCCGCCTAGCAGCCCTGCTTCCCCCTCACCTGAGCGGCCGCCCGCTCCTGAAGCGCAAGGACGCCTCACATAA